The following proteins come from a genomic window of Burkholderia stabilis:
- the gspD gene encoding type II secretion system secretin GspD: MTRNRFVMRRVATTLIVAGIIVSQAAYAQVTLNFVNADIDQVAKAIGAATGKTIIVDPRVKGQLNLVAERPVPEDQALKTLQSALRMQGFALVQDHGVLKVVPEADAKLQGVPTYVGNAPQARGDQVITQVFELHNESANNLLPVLRPLISPNNTVTAYPANNTLVVTDYADNVRRIAQIIAGVDSAAGAQVQVIALRNANAIDLAAQMQKMLDPGSIGNSDATLKVSVTADPRTNSLLLRASNGARLAAAKRLAQQLDAPSAVPGNMHVVPLRNADAVKLAKTLRGMLGKGGNDSGSSASSNDANSFNQNGGSSSSGNFSTGSSGTPPLPSGGLGGSSSSSGGYGGTSGSGGLGTAGLLGGDKDKGDDNQPGGMIQADAATNSLIITASDPVYRNLRSVIDQLDARRAQVYIEALIVELNSTTQGNLGIQWQVASGQFLGGTNLAATAGSVAGNSIINLTTGGTAATAGLAANIAGLNQGLNIGWLHNMFGVQGLGALLQYFAGVSDANVLSTPNLITLDNEEAKIVVGQNVPIATGSYSNLTSGTTSNAFNTYDRRDVGLTLHVKPQITDGGILKLQLYTEDSAVVSGTTSAQTGPTFTKRSIQSTILADNGEIIVLGGLMQDNYQVSNSKVPLLGDIPWIGQLFRSESKQRQKTNLMVFLRPVIISDRSTAQAVTANRYDYIQGVTGAYKSDNNVIRDKDDPVVPPMPLGPSQGGTPAGNLFDLDKMRRQQVQRQVVPVPAQPLPETTPAQPQSVPQQAVPQQPLTATPGASQ; this comes from the coding sequence ATGACAAGAAATCGCTTCGTTATGCGGCGAGTTGCCACGACGTTGATCGTCGCCGGCATCATCGTCTCGCAGGCAGCCTACGCTCAGGTCACGCTCAACTTCGTCAATGCGGATATCGATCAGGTCGCGAAGGCGATCGGCGCCGCGACGGGCAAGACCATCATCGTCGACCCTCGTGTGAAGGGGCAGCTGAACCTCGTTGCCGAACGCCCGGTGCCGGAAGACCAGGCGCTGAAGACGCTGCAATCGGCGTTGCGCATGCAGGGCTTCGCGCTCGTCCAGGATCACGGCGTGCTGAAGGTCGTGCCCGAGGCCGACGCGAAGCTGCAGGGCGTGCCGACCTATGTCGGCAATGCGCCGCAGGCGCGCGGCGACCAGGTGATCACGCAGGTGTTCGAGCTGCACAATGAATCGGCGAACAACCTGCTGCCCGTGCTGCGGCCGCTGATCTCGCCGAACAACACGGTCACGGCCTACCCGGCGAACAACACGCTCGTCGTGACCGACTACGCGGACAACGTGCGTCGCATCGCGCAGATCATCGCGGGTGTCGACAGCGCCGCGGGTGCGCAGGTGCAGGTCATAGCGCTGCGCAACGCCAACGCGATCGACCTCGCCGCGCAGATGCAGAAGATGCTCGACCCGGGCTCGATCGGCAACAGCGACGCGACGCTGAAGGTGTCGGTCACGGCCGATCCGCGCACCAACTCGCTGCTGCTGCGCGCGTCGAACGGCGCGCGCCTCGCCGCCGCGAAGCGCCTCGCGCAGCAACTCGACGCGCCGAGCGCGGTGCCCGGCAACATGCACGTCGTGCCGTTGCGCAATGCCGATGCGGTGAAGCTCGCGAAGACGCTGCGCGGGATGCTCGGCAAGGGCGGCAACGACAGCGGCTCGTCGGCGTCGTCCAACGATGCGAACAGCTTCAACCAGAATGGCGGCTCGTCGTCGAGCGGCAACTTCTCGACCGGCTCGTCCGGCACCCCGCCGCTGCCGTCGGGCGGCCTCGGCGGTTCGTCGTCCTCGTCGGGGGGGTACGGCGGCACGTCCGGCAGCGGCGGCCTCGGCACCGCCGGCCTGCTCGGCGGCGACAAGGACAAGGGCGACGACAACCAGCCGGGCGGGATGATCCAGGCCGATGCGGCGACCAACTCGCTGATCATCACCGCGTCCGATCCGGTTTACCGGAACCTGCGCTCGGTGATCGACCAGCTCGACGCGCGGCGTGCGCAGGTCTATATCGAAGCGCTAATCGTCGAGCTGAATTCGACGACGCAGGGCAACCTCGGCATCCAGTGGCAGGTGGCGAGCGGCCAGTTTCTCGGCGGTACGAACCTGGCGGCCACGGCCGGCAGCGTGGCGGGCAACAGCATCATCAACCTGACGACCGGTGGCACGGCTGCCACCGCTGGGCTGGCGGCCAACATCGCGGGGCTGAACCAGGGCCTCAACATCGGCTGGCTGCACAACATGTTCGGCGTACAGGGGCTCGGTGCGCTGCTGCAGTATTTCGCTGGCGTGAGCGATGCGAACGTGCTGTCGACGCCGAACCTGATCACGCTCGACAACGAGGAAGCGAAGATCGTCGTCGGCCAGAACGTGCCGATCGCGACCGGTTCGTATTCGAACCTGACGAGCGGCACGACGAGCAATGCGTTCAATACCTACGACCGTCGCGACGTCGGCCTGACGCTGCACGTGAAGCCGCAGATCACCGACGGCGGGATTCTGAAGCTGCAGCTCTACACGGAAGATTCGGCGGTCGTCAGCGGTACCACGAGCGCGCAGACCGGCCCGACCTTCACGAAGCGCTCGATCCAGTCGACGATCCTGGCGGACAACGGCGAGATCATCGTGCTCGGCGGTTTGATGCAGGACAACTACCAGGTGTCGAACAGCAAGGTGCCGCTGCTCGGCGACATCCCGTGGATCGGCCAGTTGTTCCGTTCGGAATCGAAGCAGCGCCAGAAAACCAACCTGATGGTGTTCCTGCGCCCCGTGATCATTTCCGATCGCAGTACCGCGCAGGCAGTCACGGCCAACCGCTACGACTACATCCAGGGCGTGACGGGCGCATACAAGTCGGATAACAACGTGATCCGCGACAAGGACGATCCGGTCGTCCCGCCGATGCCGCTCGGCCCGAGCCAGGGCGGCACGCCGGCCGGCAACCTGTTCGACCTCGACAAGATGCGCCGCCAGCAGGTGCAGCGCCAGGTCGTGCCCGTCCCGGCCCAGCCGCTGCCGGAGACGACGCCCGCGCAGCCGCAGAGCGTGCCGCAGCAGGCGGTGCCGCAACAGCCGCTGACCGCCACGCCGGGAGCCTCGCAGTGA
- a CDS encoding lytic transglycosylase domain-containing protein translates to MKRRFASIALIAAGAWFASANARADCFNEAAKYQQVNPLILRAIAWQESRNRPEALNKNTNGSIDYGLMQINSIHLSTLSRYGIGRDTLMEPCKNVYIAAWHLKQKMNRYGNTWQAVGAYHSETPSLRDKYARQIAAILTQWKLLPPAP, encoded by the coding sequence ATGAAAAGACGATTCGCTTCGATCGCGTTGATCGCCGCTGGCGCTTGGTTCGCCAGCGCAAACGCACGCGCGGATTGTTTCAACGAAGCGGCTAAATACCAGCAGGTCAATCCGCTGATCCTGCGCGCGATCGCGTGGCAGGAGTCGCGCAATCGGCCCGAGGCGCTGAACAAGAATACGAACGGCTCGATCGACTACGGTCTGATGCAGATCAATTCGATCCATCTGTCGACGCTGTCGCGCTACGGGATCGGCCGCGACACGCTGATGGAACCGTGCAAGAACGTCTATATCGCCGCGTGGCATCTCAAACAGAAGATGAACCGCTACGGCAATACCTGGCAGGCCGTCGGCGCCTACCATTCCGAAACGCCGTCGCTGCGCGACAAGTACGCACGACAGATCGCCGCCATCCTGACGCAGTGGAAGCTGCTGCCGCCCGCACCATGA
- a CDS encoding GTP-binding protein — protein MHTAMNQPLPVTVLSGFLGAGKTTLLNHILANRAGLKVAVIVNDLAAVNIDASLVRDAQSLSHVEERLVEMSNGCICCTLRDDLLIEIRNLASEGRFDAIVIESTGIAEPMPIAETFTFVDDDGASLSKVARLDTLVTVVDAYNFLRDYGSDDALATRGIAASEDDDRTLVELLIEQIEFCDVLVINKADLVSTDELARLQHILARLNPRAHQVVSTFGAVPLGEVLDTGRFDFDEAANAPGWLASLDHDHTHCDDPDCHDQHHAHVHGEADEFGIGNFVYRARRPFHPARLWALLHQEWPGVLRSKGFFWLATRNDIAGSLSQAGGVCRHGPAGLWWAAQDRAEWPDDDELLGEIRAEWQGDLDDRAVGDRRQELVLIGIAIDADAWRAKLDACLLTDAEFALGAAGWSAFDDPFPAWDIDSHDDDDHGDTQIVHA, from the coding sequence GTGCATACCGCAATGAACCAGCCGTTGCCCGTCACCGTGCTGTCCGGCTTCCTCGGCGCCGGCAAGACCACGCTGCTCAACCACATCCTCGCGAACCGCGCGGGCCTGAAAGTCGCCGTGATCGTCAACGATCTCGCGGCGGTCAACATCGACGCATCGCTCGTGCGTGATGCGCAGTCGCTGTCGCACGTCGAGGAACGCCTCGTCGAAATGTCGAACGGCTGCATCTGCTGCACGCTGCGCGACGACCTGCTCATTGAGATCCGCAACCTCGCATCCGAAGGCCGCTTCGACGCGATCGTGATCGAATCGACCGGTATCGCGGAGCCGATGCCGATCGCCGAAACCTTCACGTTCGTCGACGACGACGGCGCGTCGCTGTCGAAAGTCGCGCGGCTCGACACGCTCGTCACCGTGGTCGACGCGTACAACTTCCTGCGCGACTACGGCTCCGACGACGCACTCGCGACGCGCGGCATCGCCGCGTCGGAAGACGACGACCGCACGCTCGTCGAGCTGCTGATCGAGCAGATCGAATTCTGCGACGTGCTGGTGATCAACAAGGCCGACCTCGTCAGCACCGACGAACTCGCGCGCCTGCAGCACATCCTCGCGCGGCTCAATCCGCGCGCGCACCAGGTCGTGTCGACGTTCGGCGCCGTGCCGCTCGGCGAAGTGCTCGACACCGGCCGCTTCGATTTCGACGAAGCCGCGAATGCGCCGGGCTGGCTCGCATCGCTCGATCACGATCACACGCATTGCGACGATCCCGACTGCCACGATCAGCATCATGCGCACGTGCACGGCGAAGCCGACGAATTCGGGATCGGCAATTTTGTTTACCGCGCGCGCCGGCCGTTTCACCCGGCGCGACTCTGGGCGCTGCTGCATCAGGAATGGCCCGGCGTGCTGCGCAGCAAGGGCTTCTTCTGGCTCGCGACGCGCAACGACATCGCGGGTTCGCTGTCGCAGGCGGGCGGTGTGTGCCGGCATGGCCCCGCCGGTCTCTGGTGGGCCGCGCAGGATCGCGCGGAATGGCCGGACGACGACGAGCTGCTCGGAGAAATCCGCGCGGAATGGCAGGGCGATCTCGACGATCGCGCGGTCGGCGATCGCCGGCAGGAACTCGTGCTGATCGGCATCGCGATCGACGCCGATGCATGGCGCGCGAAACTCGACGCGTGCCTGCTGACCGATGCGGAATTCGCACTCGGCGCGGCGGGATGGAGCGCGTTCGACGATCCGTTCCCGGCGTGGGATATCGATTCGCACGACGACGACGATCACGGCGACACGCAGATCGTGCATGCGTAA
- a CDS encoding HU family DNA-binding protein: MNKQELIDAVAAQTGASKAQTGETLDTLLEVIKKAVSKGDAVQLIGFGSFGSGKRAARTGRNPKTGETIKIPAAKTVKFTAGKAFKDAVNKR; encoded by the coding sequence ATGAACAAACAGGAACTGATCGACGCCGTCGCCGCCCAAACGGGCGCCAGCAAGGCTCAAACCGGCGAAACGCTGGACACGCTGCTCGAAGTCATCAAGAAGGCCGTGTCGAAGGGTGATGCGGTTCAGCTGATCGGCTTCGGCAGCTTCGGTTCGGGCAAGCGCGCAGCACGTACGGGCCGCAACCCGAAGACCGGCGAAACCATCAAGATCCCGGCAGCCAAGACGGTCAAGTTCACGGCTGGCAAGGCGTTCAAGGACGCCGTCAACAAGCGTTAA
- the mnmC gene encoding bifunctional tRNA (5-methylaminomethyl-2-thiouridine)(34)-methyltransferase MnmD/FAD-dependent 5-carboxymethylaminomethyl-2-thiouridine(34) oxidoreductase MnmC, whose translation MPDRLVPAMLALRDDGSLASPEFGDLHRDASVTLAHHVFVAGNQLPTRWQGRRTFTIVATQFGAGSSFLATWAAWRDDPARCERLHFVAVEPHPFSREDLRLAASQLVANTTISADVDALADAWPMLVPGLHRLEFDEGRVVLTLAFGDAVDILTKLVARADAFCLDGIDSSQDEDSRSVDMIRAVAKIAGEGATFAAHSRSDIVKHALGEAGFTYREVDDCAGTGAMLVGEYAPRWRTRRHEPPRALPVATRRAIVIGAGLAGCAVVERLAARGWDVTLIERHERIASEASGNPAGVFHPLMTRDDNVASRLTRSGFLHAISRWRALERAGHAFARSTHGMIHLAESADDFARMRDAFDAFGAPSDYASLLDVDAARAHLNLTVAHGGLLFPHGGAVWPAGLCAAQCAAAGERVRLLASAGVARLERRGDTWHALDDAGGTLADAPVVVLANAGDAARLAGLQHVALQPVRGQLTLLPPGSAAPLPCPAIGDGYAVPLDDGTLLIGATFEPDDVDPAMRLAGHLENLDRVRRLLPGLIGDLPDLDTLRGRVAFRWVVADRLPLIGPLADEAQAIANARALSGAKARDLPRTPGLYGAFGFGSRGLVWAALGAELIASQLEGEPWPLERELADAVDPARFLIRALRARRIGPTR comes from the coding sequence ATGCCCGACCGACTTGTTCCCGCCATGCTCGCGCTTCGCGACGACGGCTCGCTCGCGTCGCCCGAGTTCGGCGACCTCCATCGCGACGCGTCAGTCACGCTCGCGCATCATGTTTTCGTCGCCGGTAACCAGTTGCCGACACGCTGGCAGGGCCGCCGCACGTTCACGATCGTCGCGACGCAATTCGGCGCGGGCAGCAGCTTCCTCGCGACCTGGGCCGCGTGGCGCGACGATCCCGCGCGCTGCGAGCGGCTGCATTTCGTCGCCGTCGAACCGCATCCGTTCTCGCGCGAAGACCTCCGTCTCGCGGCATCCCAATTAGTTGCGAACACAACCATATCGGCAGACGTCGATGCGCTTGCCGACGCGTGGCCGATGCTCGTGCCGGGCCTGCACCGGCTTGAATTCGACGAGGGGCGCGTGGTGCTCACCCTCGCATTCGGCGATGCAGTCGACATCTTGACGAAGCTCGTCGCGCGCGCCGATGCGTTCTGTCTCGATGGCATCGATTCATCGCAGGACGAAGATTCACGATCGGTCGACATGATCCGCGCAGTTGCGAAAATCGCTGGCGAAGGTGCGACGTTCGCGGCGCATTCGCGCTCCGACATCGTGAAGCATGCACTCGGCGAAGCAGGCTTCACGTATCGCGAGGTCGACGATTGCGCGGGTACGGGCGCGATGCTCGTCGGCGAATATGCGCCGCGCTGGCGCACGCGCCGGCACGAGCCGCCGCGTGCGCTGCCGGTTGCGACGCGCCGCGCGATCGTGATCGGCGCGGGCCTGGCCGGCTGCGCGGTCGTCGAACGCCTGGCCGCGCGCGGCTGGGACGTCACGCTGATCGAACGGCACGAACGAATCGCGAGCGAAGCGTCGGGTAATCCGGCCGGTGTATTCCACCCGTTGATGACGCGCGACGACAACGTCGCGAGCCGGCTCACGCGCAGCGGCTTCCTGCACGCGATCTCACGCTGGCGCGCACTCGAACGCGCAGGACACGCGTTCGCGCGCAGCACGCACGGCATGATCCATCTCGCCGAATCGGCCGACGACTTCGCGCGGATGCGCGACGCGTTCGATGCGTTCGGCGCGCCGTCCGACTATGCGTCGCTGCTCGATGTCGATGCCGCGCGCGCACATCTGAACCTGACGGTCGCACACGGCGGCCTGCTGTTCCCGCACGGCGGCGCCGTCTGGCCGGCCGGGCTTTGCGCAGCGCAATGCGCGGCGGCCGGCGAGCGCGTGCGATTGCTCGCATCCGCGGGCGTCGCGCGGCTCGAGCGGCGGGGCGATACATGGCATGCACTCGACGATGCGGGCGGCACGCTGGCCGACGCGCCCGTCGTCGTGCTCGCGAACGCGGGCGACGCCGCGCGTCTCGCGGGGCTGCAGCATGTCGCGCTGCAACCGGTGCGCGGCCAACTCACGCTGCTGCCGCCCGGCAGTGCGGCGCCGCTGCCGTGCCCGGCGATCGGCGACGGCTACGCGGTGCCGCTCGATGACGGCACGCTGCTGATCGGCGCAACGTTCGAGCCCGACGACGTCGATCCCGCGATGCGGCTGGCCGGCCACCTCGAAAACCTCGACCGCGTGCGGCGTCTGCTGCCGGGCCTGATCGGCGATCTGCCGGATCTCGATACGCTGCGCGGCCGCGTGGCGTTCCGCTGGGTCGTCGCCGACCGTCTGCCGCTGATCGGTCCGCTCGCCGACGAAGCCCAGGCCATCGCGAACGCGCGTGCGCTGAGCGGTGCAAAGGCACGCGACCTGCCGCGCACGCCTGGCCTCTACGGCGCATTCGGCTTTGGCTCGCGCGGCCTCGTGTGGGCCGCACTCGGCGCCGAACTGATCGCCTCGCAACTCGAAGGCGAGCCGTGGCCGCTCGAACGCGAGCTCGCCGACGCCGTCGACCCGGCACGCTTCCTGATCCGCGCATTGCGCGCCCGCCGCATCGGTCCGACCCGCTGA
- a CDS encoding cation:proton antiporter, which translates to MKSAFSFLPNWPLAPDAVFWAGLALFAAGLCGELCYRAWRLPRITGYAVIGLIAGSFGFGVIDSSTDETSRLLMNVALGLLLFELGSRLDLRWIRRNPWLIASSLAEATLTFVLVLFVMLALGVSGMVALVLSAIAIATSPSMVIQLKTELRAEGQVSQRLITLTALNSVYAIVLTKLVTSWLHQEAYGNVFATILQPLYLIAGSFIVAYLVARSCNFLFRHMTSTMRDEHSFVALFGLVMLAIAVAQALKLSTLLTLLLAGIIVKNLEARPQLWPEHFGTAGWLLTVVLFVLTLTSFTWGDIALGGLLAIVLIVTRLVAKLAGVAAFAKPSGIGMKQGIALGIALTPMSALSYLLVDDTYQLYPNFDPHLRAIVMCSIVVLQLVSPFIVYRCLSAVGERSDSN; encoded by the coding sequence ATGAAGTCGGCGTTCTCATTCCTGCCCAACTGGCCGCTCGCGCCGGATGCCGTGTTCTGGGCCGGGCTCGCGTTGTTTGCGGCCGGCCTGTGTGGCGAGCTGTGCTATCGCGCGTGGCGCCTGCCGCGCATCACCGGTTATGCGGTGATCGGCCTGATCGCCGGTTCGTTCGGATTCGGCGTGATCGACTCGAGCACCGACGAAACCTCGCGGCTACTGATGAACGTCGCGCTCGGCCTGCTGCTGTTCGAGCTCGGCAGTCGTCTCGACCTGCGCTGGATCCGGCGCAATCCGTGGCTCATCGCATCGAGCCTCGCGGAAGCCACGCTGACGTTCGTGCTCGTGCTGTTCGTGATGCTCGCGCTCGGCGTATCGGGGATGGTCGCGCTCGTGCTGTCGGCGATCGCGATCGCGACGTCGCCGTCGATGGTGATCCAGCTCAAGACCGAACTGCGCGCGGAAGGGCAGGTGTCGCAGCGGCTCATCACGCTCACCGCGCTCAACAGCGTGTACGCGATCGTGCTGACCAAGCTCGTGACGAGCTGGCTGCACCAGGAAGCGTACGGCAACGTTTTCGCGACGATCCTGCAGCCGCTCTATCTGATCGCGGGTTCGTTCATCGTCGCGTACCTCGTCGCGCGTTCGTGCAATTTCCTGTTCCGTCACATGACCTCGACGATGCGCGACGAGCATTCGTTCGTCGCACTGTTCGGGCTCGTGATGCTCGCGATTGCCGTCGCCCAGGCGCTGAAGCTGTCGACGCTGCTCACGCTGCTGCTCGCCGGCATCATCGTGAAGAACCTCGAAGCGCGTCCGCAGCTGTGGCCCGAGCATTTCGGCACGGCCGGCTGGCTGCTGACGGTGGTCCTGTTCGTGTTGACGCTCACGTCGTTTACGTGGGGCGACATCGCGCTCGGCGGGCTGCTCGCGATCGTGCTGATCGTCACGCGGCTCGTCGCGAAGCTGGCCGGCGTCGCCGCGTTCGCGAAACCGAGCGGCATCGGGATGAAGCAAGGCATCGCGCTCGGCATCGCGCTCACGCCGATGTCCGCGCTGTCGTACCTGCTCGTCGACGACACCTACCAGCTCTATCCGAATTTCGACCCGCACCTGCGCGCGATCGTGATGTGCTCGATCGTGGTCCTGCAGCTCGTCAGCCCGTTCATCGTCTACCGATGCCTGTCGGCGGTCGGCGAACGCAGCGACAGCAACTGA
- a CDS encoding YbdK family carboxylate-amine ligase has product MALETFVNSEPFTFGVELEIQVVNTHNYDLTKAASDLMRLIQGETFPGNITPEITESMIELSTGICHSHEQAVSELHAIRDVLVKAADQLNVGLAGGGTHAFQQWSDRQIYDAPRFQYISELYGYLAKQFTVFGQHVHIGCPDPDSALFLLHSMSRFIPHFIALSASSPFVQNVDTGFHSARLNSVFAFPLSGRAPFVLTWDSFEEYFTKMVNTGVVNSMKDFYWDIRPKPGYGTIEVRVMDTPLSVDRAAAIACYIQTLARYLLTDRPLKLSEDDYLVYTFNRFEACRFGLEGTCVNPQTGERRTIAEDILDTLDRIAPHAAALGSRAALDEIGALAKARVNDASWLRTVFKQEKSLNETVRQQCLRWRE; this is encoded by the coding sequence ATGGCACTCGAAACCTTCGTCAATTCCGAACCGTTCACGTTCGGCGTCGAACTGGAGATCCAGGTCGTCAACACGCACAACTACGACCTCACCAAGGCGGCATCCGACCTGATGCGCCTGATCCAGGGCGAGACCTTCCCGGGCAACATCACGCCCGAAATCACCGAAAGCATGATCGAGCTGTCGACCGGCATCTGCCATTCGCACGAGCAGGCGGTCAGCGAGCTGCATGCGATCCGCGACGTGCTCGTGAAGGCGGCCGACCAGCTCAACGTCGGGCTCGCCGGCGGCGGCACGCACGCGTTCCAGCAATGGAGCGACCGGCAGATCTACGACGCGCCGCGCTTCCAGTACATCTCCGAGCTGTACGGTTATCTGGCCAAACAGTTCACCGTGTTCGGCCAGCACGTCCACATCGGCTGTCCCGATCCCGACAGCGCGCTGTTCCTGCTGCACTCGATGTCGCGCTTCATTCCGCACTTCATCGCGCTGTCCGCGTCGTCGCCGTTCGTGCAGAACGTCGACACGGGCTTCCATTCGGCACGCCTGAATTCGGTGTTCGCGTTCCCGCTGTCGGGCCGCGCGCCGTTCGTGCTGACCTGGGACAGCTTCGAGGAGTACTTCACGAAGATGGTGAACACGGGTGTCGTCAACTCGATGAAGGATTTCTACTGGGACATCCGCCCGAAGCCGGGCTACGGGACGATCGAGGTGCGGGTGATGGACACGCCGCTGTCGGTCGACCGCGCGGCGGCGATCGCCTGCTACATCCAGACGCTCGCGCGCTACCTGCTGACCGACCGGCCGCTGAAGCTGTCGGAGGACGACTACCTCGTCTACACGTTCAACCGTTTCGAAGCGTGCCGCTTCGGGCTCGAGGGCACCTGCGTGAATCCTCAGACGGGTGAACGCCGCACGATCGCGGAAGACATCCTCGATACGCTCGACCGGATCGCGCCGCATGCGGCCGCGCTCGGTTCGCGCGCGGCGCTCGACGAGATCGGCGCGCTCGCCAAGGCGCGCGTGAATGACGCATCGTGGTTGAGAACCGTTTTCAAACAGGAAAAATCGCTGAACGAGACGGTTCGCCAGCAGTGCTTACGCTGGCGCGAATGA
- a CDS encoding MarR family winged helix-turn-helix transcriptional regulator: MSEGVYGNQASGRVTHSLLRLSTAMRSEAWDWAEGAGLTPTQGEILVLLLQRKGPMRLGEIARETQLTAATTSDAVSTLETKGLVEKRRALDDGRALAVRLSARGRTAAKKALQWPEFLTKAVGKLGADEQGALYRALLKTLRELQVAGATPPQRMCVTCAHFQPGKLSKKTVHHCAALDISMSDSDLRLDCSVQEEADAATQKKTWKIFAG, translated from the coding sequence ATGAGCGAAGGCGTTTACGGGAACCAGGCTTCGGGACGTGTCACCCACAGCCTGCTGCGGTTGAGTACGGCCATGCGAAGCGAGGCATGGGATTGGGCGGAAGGCGCAGGCCTGACGCCGACGCAGGGCGAGATTCTCGTGCTGCTGCTGCAGCGCAAGGGCCCGATGCGGCTCGGCGAGATCGCGCGCGAGACGCAGCTCACCGCGGCGACCACGAGCGACGCGGTCAGCACGCTCGAGACGAAGGGGCTCGTCGAGAAGCGCCGTGCGCTGGACGACGGCCGTGCACTGGCCGTGCGCCTGTCGGCCCGTGGCCGGACGGCCGCGAAGAAGGCGCTGCAATGGCCGGAATTCCTGACGAAAGCGGTCGGCAAGCTCGGCGCGGACGAGCAGGGCGCACTGTATCGCGCGCTGCTGAAGACGCTGCGCGAGCTGCAGGTGGCCGGCGCGACGCCGCCGCAGCGCATGTGCGTGACCTGCGCCCACTTCCAGCCGGGCAAGCTGTCGAAGAAGACCGTGCATCATTGCGCGGCGCTCGACATCTCGATGTCCGACAGCGACCTGCGCCTCGACTGCTCGGTGCAGGAGGAAGCCGACGCGGCGACGCAGAAGAAGACCTGGAAGATTTTCGCCGGCTGA
- a CDS encoding glutamine amidotransferase has product MNAEVVAIRHVHFEDLGSFEQVLGERGRRVRYVDVGSSRVEVLDVLEPSLFVVLGGPISVYDDAQYPTIAPLAALVRQRIDAGLPILGICLGSQFIARALGARVYPAAQHELGWTPLTLTDAGRASPLRHLDGAATSMLHWHGDTFDLPGGAIHLASTPACRHQAFAWGQHVLALQCHPEIRTDRFEPWLIANAGEIASTPGVDARQLRADTAQHGPALETAARRMFAEWLDSVGL; this is encoded by the coding sequence ATGAACGCTGAAGTCGTGGCGATCCGCCACGTGCATTTCGAGGATCTCGGGAGCTTCGAGCAGGTGCTCGGCGAACGCGGCCGGCGAGTGCGCTACGTCGACGTCGGGTCGTCGCGGGTCGAGGTGCTCGACGTGCTCGAACCGTCGCTGTTCGTCGTGCTCGGCGGGCCGATCAGCGTGTACGACGATGCGCAGTATCCGACGATCGCGCCGCTCGCGGCGCTCGTGCGCCAGCGCATCGATGCGGGGCTGCCGATCCTCGGCATTTGCCTCGGCTCGCAGTTCATCGCCCGTGCGCTCGGTGCGCGCGTCTATCCGGCTGCACAGCACGAACTCGGCTGGACGCCGCTGACGCTCACCGATGCCGGCCGCGCGTCGCCGTTGCGCCATCTCGATGGCGCGGCGACGTCGATGCTGCACTGGCATGGCGATACGTTCGACCTGCCGGGCGGCGCGATCCATCTCGCGTCGACGCCGGCCTGCCGCCACCAGGCATTCGCATGGGGGCAGCACGTGCTGGCGCTGCAATGTCATCCGGAAATCCGCACCGACCGCTTCGAACCGTGGCTGATCGCGAACGCCGGCGAAATCGCGTCGACGCCCGGCGTCGATGCGCGCCAGTTGCGTGCCGATACCGCGCAGCACGGCCCCGCGCTCGAGACGGCCGCGCGACGCATGTTCGCGGAGTGGCTCGACAGCGTCGGGCTCTGA